The following proteins come from a genomic window of Pseudomonas syringae:
- a CDS encoding GNAT family N-acetyltransferase, whose translation MPATSESRYQYRPVTAADMPAAHALSVHLKWPHREEDWAMVQRTSEGFVAECDGQLVGVAFTCHQGDWSSIGLVIVSDEHQGKGIGRRLMNSCLQATAPRTPILNATELGAPLYRSLGFVDFARIQQHQGIPRLPETETLSDGLQLRTLGPDDHPQLIRLANAGSGLDRTVVLTDLLRDAEQAVGIEHDGQLQGIALLRRFGRGHIIGPVVARDVGQARQLISHLLRLIPEQFVRFDILADCGLASWLESLGLPCVDRAPRMVLGTPPPASPDVQQFALVTQAIG comes from the coding sequence ATGCCCGCCACGTCAGAATCCCGTTATCAGTATCGCCCAGTGACTGCTGCGGATATGCCGGCAGCCCATGCGCTCTCGGTTCACCTCAAATGGCCACATCGTGAAGAAGACTGGGCGATGGTGCAGCGCACCTCCGAAGGCTTTGTCGCCGAATGTGACGGGCAACTGGTTGGCGTAGCCTTCACCTGCCATCAGGGCGATTGGTCGTCGATTGGCCTGGTGATTGTCAGCGACGAGCATCAGGGCAAGGGCATTGGTCGTCGACTGATGAATAGCTGTCTGCAAGCCACAGCACCACGCACGCCGATCCTCAATGCCACGGAACTGGGCGCGCCGCTTTACCGGAGTCTTGGGTTTGTCGATTTCGCCCGAATTCAGCAACATCAGGGCATTCCTCGGTTGCCTGAAACCGAAACACTGAGCGACGGTTTGCAGCTTCGGACGTTAGGCCCGGATGATCATCCGCAACTGATCCGGCTGGCCAACGCAGGCAGCGGCCTGGACCGTACTGTCGTGCTGACCGATCTGCTGCGGGATGCCGAGCAGGCGGTGGGTATCGAACATGACGGCCAGTTGCAGGGCATCGCCCTGCTGAGGCGCTTTGGTCGTGGGCATATCATCGGCCCGGTGGTCGCGCGGGATGTCGGGCAGGCCAGGCAGTTGATCAGCCACTTGCTGCGACTAATACCTGAACAGTTTGTGCGCTTCGACATTCTGGCTGACTGCGGGCTGGCGTCATGGCTGGAAAGCCTCGGTTTGCCCTGTGTCGACCGCGCGCCGCGCATGGTACTCGGCACGCCTCCGCCAGCGAGCCCCGACGTGCAGCAGTTTGCCCTGGTGACGCAGGCCATTGGCTGA
- a CDS encoding aldehyde dehydrogenase family protein, with amino-acid sequence MTTQSLNSHRVDPHTSQKFYIDGQWCAPLAPASIPVINPATEQVVAHVASGSAADVDRAVAAARAAFAGWSATSPEARAQIIGRIHALIIERKEELAQAISLEMGAAISSARAMQVPLAAEHVRVARDLLATYRFQTVENGTAINREPIGVCALITPWNWPLYQITAKVAPAIAAGCTVVLKPSELSPLSALLFAQLVHDAGLPPGVFNLVNGSGAEVGGAMAAHPDIDMISITGSNRAGALVAQAAAPTVKRVTQELGGKSPNILLPDADFAKAVPPGVMAAFRNVGQSCSAPTRMIVPRDRLAEVEALAAETAKTIIVGDPQSEDTVLGPIANEAQFHRVQAMIDAGISEGAKLVCGGPGRVQGHEQGFYTRPTVFSEVESSMRIAQEEIFGPVLCLIAYDTIDEAVAIANDTVYGLGAHVQGQDLEQARSVASRIRAGQVHLNYPAWNPMAPFGGYKRSGNGREYGVHGFEEYLEIKAIVGFGAV; translated from the coding sequence ATGACCACTCAGTCCTTGAACAGCCACCGCGTTGATCCGCACACCTCGCAGAAATTCTATATCGACGGTCAATGGTGCGCCCCGCTCGCCCCGGCCAGTATTCCGGTGATCAACCCGGCGACCGAACAAGTGGTGGCGCATGTCGCCAGTGGTTCTGCCGCCGATGTGGATCGTGCAGTGGCAGCAGCGCGTGCGGCGTTTGCGGGCTGGTCCGCCACTTCACCCGAGGCTCGGGCGCAGATTATCGGCCGCATTCATGCGTTGATCATCGAGCGCAAGGAAGAACTGGCACAGGCGATCTCGCTGGAAATGGGCGCCGCCATCAGCTCGGCCCGCGCCATGCAGGTGCCACTGGCTGCCGAACATGTGCGGGTCGCGCGCGATCTGCTGGCGACCTATCGCTTCCAGACGGTGGAAAACGGTACGGCCATCAACCGCGAACCTATTGGCGTCTGCGCGCTGATCACGCCGTGGAACTGGCCGCTCTATCAAATCACCGCCAAAGTCGCACCGGCTATCGCAGCGGGTTGCACCGTGGTGCTCAAGCCCAGCGAGCTGTCACCGTTGAGCGCCCTGCTGTTCGCGCAACTGGTGCATGACGCCGGTCTGCCGCCGGGGGTGTTCAACCTGGTCAACGGCAGCGGCGCGGAAGTGGGTGGGGCGATGGCTGCGCACCCGGATATCGACATGATTTCGATCACCGGCTCCAACCGCGCAGGCGCACTGGTCGCTCAGGCCGCAGCGCCGACCGTGAAGCGGGTCACGCAGGAACTGGGCGGTAAATCACCGAACATTCTGCTGCCGGATGCCGACTTCGCCAAGGCGGTGCCACCGGGCGTGATGGCTGCCTTCCGTAATGTCGGCCAGTCATGCAGCGCACCCACCCGCATGATCGTACCGAGAGACCGCCTGGCAGAAGTCGAAGCACTGGCTGCCGAGACGGCGAAAACAATTATCGTCGGCGACCCGCAGTCGGAAGACACTGTGTTGGGCCCTATCGCCAACGAAGCACAGTTTCATCGCGTGCAGGCGATGATCGATGCAGGGATCAGTGAAGGCGCGAAACTGGTCTGCGGCGGTCCGGGGCGTGTGCAGGGCCACGAGCAAGGTTTCTATACCCGGCCAACGGTGTTTTCCGAGGTGGAATCGTCGATGCGTATTGCCCAGGAAGAAATCTTCGGCCCGGTGCTGTGCCTGATTGCCTACGACACCATTGATGAAGCGGTCGCGATTGCCAACGACACGGTGTACGGGCTGGGCGCACACGTGCAAGGTCAGGACCTTGAACAGGCGCGCTCGGTGGCTTCGCGCATCCGTGCCGGCCAGGTTCACCTGAACTACCCCGCCTGGAACCCGATGGCCCCGTTCGGCGGCTACAAACGCTCGGGCAATGGCCGCGAATATGGCGTGCATGGGTTCGAAGAGTATCTGGAGATCAAGGCAATTGTCGGCTTTGGTGCGGTTTGA
- a CDS encoding YbaB/EbfC family nucleoid-associated protein: MMKGGMAGLMKQAQQMQEKMAKMQEELANAEVTGQSGAGLVSVVMTGRHDVKRINLDDSLMQEDKEVLEDLIAAAVNDAVRKIEQASQDKTASMTAGMQLPPGMKLPF; the protein is encoded by the coding sequence ATGATGAAAGGTGGCATGGCTGGCCTGATGAAGCAGGCGCAGCAAATGCAGGAAAAAATGGCCAAGATGCAGGAAGAACTGGCCAACGCGGAAGTCACCGGTCAATCGGGCGCAGGCCTGGTGAGCGTAGTGATGACCGGTCGTCACGACGTCAAGCGCATCAATCTGGATGACAGCCTGATGCAGGAAGACAAGGAAGTACTGGAAGACCTGATCGCCGCTGCCGTCAACGACGCCGTGCGCAAGATCGAACAGGCCAGCCAGGACAAGACCGCTTCCATGACGGCGGGCATGCAACTGCCACCGGGCATGAAACTGCCGTTCTGA
- the dnaX gene encoding DNA polymerase III subunit gamma/tau: protein MSYQVLARKWRPRSFREMVGQAHVLKALINALDSQRLHHAYLFTGTRGVGKTTIARIIAKCLNCETGITSTPCGTCSVCKEIDEGRFVDLIEIDAASRTKVEDTRELLDNVQYAPSRGRFKVYLIDEVHMLSSHSFNALLKTLEEPPPYVKFILATTDPQKLPATILSRCLQFSLKNMTPERVVEHLTHVLGVENVPFEDDALWLLGRAADGSMRDAMSLTDQAIAFGEGKVMAADVRAMLGTLDHGQVFDVLTALLEGDARGVLEAVRHLAEQGPDWSGVLSEILNVLHRVAIAQALPEGVDNGHGDRERVLALAQALPAEDVQFYYQMGLIGRRDLPLAPDPRGGFEMVLLRMLAFRPADSEDAPRQPLKPVGISQATVDSRTAVADVTPVASAMQVAPVMAAPDPAFEAVVPAAAPVQAAAVKPEPVVTPEPKPEPVEEIDLPWNEPKAPVADKTPEAEPDVAADAEPLAEPVLETVSEQPDLTPMPTPAPASPVPDAPEAEASQPVEEPQATPAMLEAIPDSAYMSAPMDRDDEPPADDDYVEPDIDIDPASYSYLDELAHESVVELEAVEPEPAPAAMPATGLAAEWLDVFPKLPISGMTGSIAANCTLIAVNGDHWLLHLDPAHSALFNSTQQRRLNDALNQYHGRTINLSIELIKPEQETPAQAASRLRAERQRQAEASIQADPYIQQMLQQFGAVIREDTIKPVDAPVVQTQ, encoded by the coding sequence ATGAGTTATCAGGTTCTTGCACGTAAATGGCGTCCGCGCTCGTTCCGCGAAATGGTCGGCCAGGCTCATGTGCTCAAGGCCCTGATCAACGCGCTGGACAGCCAGCGCCTGCATCACGCCTATCTGTTCACCGGTACACGGGGCGTCGGCAAGACGACCATTGCGCGGATCATCGCCAAGTGCCTGAACTGCGAAACCGGCATCACGTCGACGCCCTGCGGCACCTGTTCGGTGTGCAAGGAGATCGACGAAGGCCGCTTTGTCGACCTGATCGAGATCGACGCCGCCAGCCGCACCAAGGTCGAAGACACCCGCGAGCTGCTGGACAACGTGCAGTACGCGCCTAGTCGTGGCCGCTTCAAGGTCTACCTGATCGACGAAGTGCACATGCTGTCCAGTCACTCGTTCAACGCCTTGCTCAAGACACTCGAAGAGCCGCCGCCCTACGTCAAGTTCATCCTCGCCACCACTGACCCGCAAAAGCTGCCGGCGACCATCCTGTCGCGCTGCCTGCAGTTCTCCCTGAAAAACATGACGCCGGAGCGCGTGGTCGAGCATCTGACCCACGTGCTGGGCGTCGAGAACGTGCCTTTCGAAGATGACGCGCTGTGGCTGTTGGGCCGCGCTGCCGACGGTTCGATGCGCGATGCGATGAGCCTCACCGATCAGGCGATTGCCTTCGGCGAAGGCAAAGTCATGGCCGCCGATGTGCGCGCCATGCTCGGCACGCTGGATCATGGTCAGGTGTTCGATGTGCTGACCGCGCTGCTCGAAGGCGATGCGCGCGGTGTGCTGGAGGCGGTGCGCCATCTGGCCGAGCAGGGACCTGACTGGAGCGGCGTGCTCTCGGAAATACTCAACGTGCTGCACCGCGTGGCGATTGCCCAGGCCTTGCCTGAGGGCGTCGACAACGGGCATGGCGACCGCGAGCGGGTGCTGGCCCTGGCGCAGGCGCTGCCTGCCGAAGACGTACAGTTTTATTACCAGATGGGCCTGATCGGCCGACGCGACCTGCCGCTGGCGCCTGATCCGCGTGGCGGTTTCGAGATGGTCCTGTTGCGCATGCTCGCGTTCCGCCCGGCTGACAGCGAAGACGCGCCCAGGCAGCCACTAAAGCCGGTGGGGATCAGCCAGGCCACGGTTGATTCCCGAACAGCAGTGGCTGATGTGACGCCTGTTGCATCGGCAATGCAGGTAGCGCCAGTCATGGCGGCTCCCGATCCGGCATTCGAGGCGGTGGTGCCTGCGGCCGCTCCAGTGCAGGCCGCTGCGGTGAAACCCGAGCCGGTCGTGACGCCAGAACCCAAGCCCGAGCCGGTCGAAGAAATCGATCTGCCGTGGAATGAACCCAAAGCGCCGGTTGCCGATAAAACGCCCGAAGCAGAGCCAGATGTTGCGGCAGACGCAGAACCGCTAGCCGAGCCGGTGCTGGAAACTGTTTCTGAGCAGCCCGACCTCACGCCGATGCCTACCCCTGCGCCAGCCAGCCCGGTGCCGGATGCGCCGGAGGCCGAGGCTTCGCAACCGGTCGAGGAACCGCAGGCCACGCCAGCGATGCTCGAAGCGATTCCTGATTCCGCCTATATGTCAGCGCCGATGGATCGCGATGACGAGCCACCAGCGGACGACGATTACGTCGAGCCGGACATCGACATCGATCCGGCGTCCTACAGCTACCTTGACGAACTGGCGCATGAAAGCGTGGTCGAGCTGGAGGCGGTCGAGCCAGAACCGGCACCCGCTGCCATGCCTGCCACCGGTCTTGCTGCCGAATGGCTGGACGTGTTTCCGAAACTGCCGATTTCCGGCATGACCGGCAGCATCGCCGCCAACTGCACGCTGATCGCGGTCAATGGCGACCACTGGCTGCTGCACCTGGACCCGGCGCACAGCGCGCTGTTCAACTCGACCCAGCAGCGCCGCCTGAACGATGCGTTGAACCAGTACCATGGGCGCACGATCAACCTGAGTATCGAGCTGATCAAGCCCGAGCAGGAAACCCCTGCCCAGGCCGCCTCGCGCTTGCGTGCCGAACGCCAGCGTCAGGCCGAAGCCTCGATTCAGGCTGATCCGTATATCCAGCAGATGCTGCAACAATTTGGTGCTGTGATCCGGGAAGACACGATCAAACCGGTGGACGCGCCTGTGGTGCAGACTCAATAA
- a CDS encoding substrate-binding periplasmic protein, with amino-acid sequence MNVLTRHIPAFAMLRPLRGIAAVLLWLCACTGNAAQPPLRFAVNEGWTMPMIQIVNYQPRSGILFDIMQSIAHHVGLEAEYHIMPRTRIQQALERGEVDMYCYSAQAWYPDLSGDYLWSAPILYQRDWLVASAETAAGPYPEQFDNETVGTVLGYNYPALQHLFDNHQLVREDARTQTQTLGKLMAGRYNYAVTSELILDWVNKSLPTGKRLKPISLVSEQPAACMIRNEANLPVGRILRTLVQMQQSGELQQIIDHYTALPVP; translated from the coding sequence ATGAATGTATTGACGCGTCATATTCCGGCTTTTGCAATGCTGCGGCCACTGCGTGGAATCGCGGCGGTTTTGCTGTGGCTGTGTGCCTGCACTGGCAATGCTGCACAGCCTCCCCTTCGTTTTGCGGTGAACGAGGGCTGGACCATGCCGATGATACAGATCGTCAACTACCAGCCGCGCTCCGGAATCCTGTTCGACATCATGCAAAGCATCGCGCATCACGTCGGCCTTGAAGCCGAATACCACATCATGCCGCGCACGCGTATCCAGCAGGCGCTGGAGCGCGGCGAGGTGGACATGTATTGTTACAGCGCCCAGGCGTGGTATCCGGACCTGTCCGGCGATTACCTCTGGAGTGCGCCAATCCTTTACCAACGCGACTGGCTGGTCGCCTCCGCCGAAACGGCTGCCGGTCCGTACCCCGAGCAGTTCGACAATGAAACCGTGGGCACCGTGCTCGGCTACAACTACCCTGCCCTGCAACATCTGTTCGACAACCATCAACTGGTCCGTGAGGACGCACGCACCCAGACTCAGACCCTGGGCAAGCTCATGGCCGGACGCTACAACTACGCCGTGACCAGCGAGTTGATCCTCGACTGGGTCAACAAGAGCTTGCCGACCGGCAAGCGACTCAAGCCCATCTCGCTGGTCTCCGAGCAACCTGCCGCCTGCATGATCCGCAATGAAGCCAACCTGCCGGTCGGCAGGATTCTGCGCACATTGGTGCAGATGCAGCAGTCAGGCGAACTCCAACAAATCATCGATCATTACACCGCCTTGCCGGTGCCATGA
- the acpA gene encoding acid phosphatase, translating to MSDRPDDEDNNENPSRRRFLGGMAALGAGVTLSGYVSAHERPPAEPDRHHLAGPALDRALRENVKTVVVIYAENRSFNNLFGDFPGVQKPLSSLRPAEYQQRDRNGTLLDKLPPAWGGVLQVGPQTVDGVTYPVGVQFQENLPNAPFPLKGPNAEDLPLSLVTRDLWHVFYQNQMQINDGRNDRFVAWADAGGLTMGNYAQSQYSLRLWDVAREFVLCDNFFQGAFGGSFLNHQYLISATAPIYPNAADSVAKSQIASLQSMNPLDSRLKPLDKSPASAMEGPPQFGPSAITPDGYAVNTMAPPYWPTWLRDPQNPDYSKPDLANVLVPQSHEHIGDKLSKRNVDWAWYAGAWQVTLDEFKDSTGIPKIPNFQYHHQPFNYFKQQGPQNPTERKKRLRDGGLGDESSTNRFLADAEAGKLPAVTFYKPQGNLNMHAGYADVASGDRHIDRVIKVLRNSPQWDNMVIVVTVDENGGWWDHVAPPKGDRFGPGTRIPALVISPFARKGKVDHTVYDTASILRLITRVHGLEKLDGLKRRDDAMIARGQTPMGDLTNALHFPA from the coding sequence ATGAGCGACAGACCAGACGACGAAGACAACAACGAAAACCCCAGCCGTCGTCGCTTTCTCGGCGGGATGGCAGCCTTGGGCGCAGGCGTCACGCTCAGCGGTTATGTATCGGCTCACGAACGGCCGCCTGCCGAACCTGATCGGCATCACCTTGCCGGACCGGCACTCGACCGGGCTCTGCGTGAAAACGTGAAAACGGTGGTGGTGATCTACGCCGAAAACCGCAGCTTCAATAACCTGTTCGGGGATTTCCCCGGGGTGCAGAAGCCGCTGTCTTCCCTCAGGCCTGCCGAGTATCAGCAGCGCGACCGCAACGGCACCTTGCTGGACAAGCTGCCGCCAGCCTGGGGCGGCGTGCTGCAGGTCGGGCCTCAGACGGTCGACGGCGTGACCTATCCGGTCGGCGTGCAGTTTCAGGAAAATCTGCCCAACGCGCCCTTCCCGCTGAAAGGCCCGAATGCCGAAGACCTGCCGCTGAGCCTGGTCACCCGCGACCTCTGGCATGTCTTTTATCAGAACCAGATGCAGATCAACGATGGCAGGAACGACCGGTTCGTGGCCTGGGCCGATGCTGGCGGGCTGACCATGGGCAACTACGCGCAGAGCCAGTACTCGCTGCGCCTGTGGGACGTCGCCAGAGAGTTCGTGCTGTGCGACAACTTCTTCCAGGGCGCATTTGGCGGTTCGTTCCTCAACCACCAATACCTGATCTCGGCCACCGCGCCGATCTATCCGAACGCCGCCGATTCGGTTGCAAAGTCGCAGATCGCGTCGCTGCAGAGCATGAACCCGCTGGACTCGCGCCTCAAACCGCTGGACAAGTCACCCGCCAGCGCCATGGAAGGTCCGCCGCAATTCGGCCCCAGCGCGATCACGCCGGATGGCTACGCGGTCAACACCATGGCCCCGCCTTACTGGCCGACATGGTTGCGCGACCCACAAAACCCTGATTACTCGAAACCTGACCTGGCCAACGTGCTGGTGCCGCAGAGCCACGAGCACATCGGTGACAAACTGTCGAAAAGGAATGTCGACTGGGCCTGGTACGCCGGCGCCTGGCAAGTGACGCTCGACGAGTTCAAGGACTCTACCGGCATCCCGAAAATCCCTAACTTCCAATACCACCACCAGCCGTTCAACTACTTCAAACAGCAAGGCCCGCAAAACCCCACCGAGCGCAAAAAGCGTCTGCGTGACGGTGGCCTGGGTGACGAGTCAAGCACTAACCGCTTCCTGGCCGATGCCGAAGCGGGCAAGTTGCCAGCCGTGACCTTCTACAAACCCCAGGGCAACCTGAACATGCACGCCGGTTATGCCGATGTGGCGTCGGGTGACCGACACATCGACCGGGTCATCAAGGTACTGCGCAACAGCCCGCAGTGGGACAACATGGTGATCGTCGTCACTGTCGACGAAAACGGCGGCTGGTGGGACCACGTGGCACCGCCAAAAGGCGACCGCTTCGGCCCCGGCACGCGTATTCCGGCACTGGTCATTTCACCCTTCGCCCGCAAGGGCAAGGTGGACCACACGGTTTACGACACCGCGTCGATCCTGCGCCTGATTACCCGCGTCCACGGCCTGGAAAAACTCGACGGCCTGAAACGCCGCGACGACGCCATGATCGCGCGTGGCCAGACGCCCATGGGCGACCTGACCAACGCCTTGCACTTTCCCGCCTGA
- a CDS encoding mechanosensitive ion channel family protein — MEQDIIRFFTDSQFLGISLANWILAIFASTLSFILVRGVIGFVLRKMRSRPDAPTTHMRYIVVQVLSGTSNTLLLLASILIGVGMLDLPERWLGRVSSLWFVVAALQVGLWANRAIALALQRYFIRHNAGGTFQGSALATLSMWGAKVLLWATVVMAMLSNVGVNITAFVASLGVGGIAVALAVQNILGDVFASLSIAVDKPFEIGDFIVVGELAGTVEHIGLKTTRIRSLGGEQIVMANADMISNTIQNYKRLQERRIVFDFRLTYDCSVDQIREVPKKVEAIINAQKLARFDRSHFRGFGETSLEFETVFIVLDPSYNVYMDVQQAINLEIMEAFAEMEVRFAFPSRTVYVASLPPVKTSRPTALEAADANA, encoded by the coding sequence ATGGAACAGGACATCATCAGATTTTTCACAGACTCGCAATTTCTGGGCATTTCGCTCGCTAACTGGATACTCGCCATTTTCGCCTCGACCCTGAGTTTTATTCTGGTCAGGGGTGTCATCGGTTTTGTACTCAGGAAGATGCGCTCGCGACCGGATGCGCCGACTACGCATATGCGCTACATCGTCGTGCAAGTGTTGTCGGGCACCAGCAATACCTTATTGCTGCTGGCGTCGATTTTGATCGGGGTCGGCATGCTCGATTTGCCCGAGCGCTGGCTAGGGCGGGTCAGCAGCCTGTGGTTCGTGGTTGCGGCCTTGCAGGTCGGGTTGTGGGCGAACCGGGCGATTGCGCTGGCATTGCAGCGTTACTTCATCCGTCACAACGCGGGTGGGACGTTTCAGGGCAGTGCCCTTGCCACGTTGAGTATGTGGGGCGCGAAAGTGTTGCTGTGGGCCACGGTGGTCATGGCGATGCTGTCCAACGTCGGGGTCAACATCACGGCGTTTGTCGCCAGTCTCGGCGTGGGCGGCATCGCGGTGGCACTGGCGGTGCAGAACATTCTGGGTGATGTGTTCGCCTCGCTGTCCATCGCGGTGGACAAGCCGTTCGAGATCGGCGATTTCATTGTTGTTGGGGAGTTGGCGGGTACGGTGGAGCATATCGGTCTGAAGACCACGCGTATTCGCAGTCTGGGCGGCGAGCAGATTGTGATGGCCAATGCGGACATGATCAGCAACACCATCCAGAACTACAAACGCTTGCAGGAGCGGCGCATTGTGTTCGACTTCAGGCTGACCTATGACTGCTCGGTCGATCAGATTCGGGAGGTGCCGAAAAAGGTCGAGGCGATCATCAATGCGCAAAAGCTGGCGCGCTTCGACCGCTCGCATTTCCGGGGGTTTGGCGAGACATCGCTGGAGTTCGAGACCGTTTTCATCGTGCTCGACCCCAGCTACAACGTCTATATGGATGTGCAGCAGGCGATCAATCTCGAGATCATGGAAGCCTTCGCCGAGATGGAAGTGCGCTTCGCATTCCCGTCCCGCACGGTGTATGTGGCGTCCTTGCCACCCGTGAAAACCTCACGGCCTACCGCGCTGGAGGCTGCCGACGCGAACGCGTAA
- a CDS encoding DUF3892 domain-containing protein, with translation MADVQVTCITKPNAQSAHEHITHLGNPAGQWVWTREQVIQSIDDKTNTFYVVDPVNGKRANIGVVRMVGKAPYVRTYSDGDWNNNLLSLNQCPLK, from the coding sequence ATGGCTGATGTACAAGTGACCTGTATCACCAAACCCAATGCGCAGAGTGCGCATGAGCACATCACCCACCTGGGCAACCCTGCTGGGCAATGGGTGTGGACTCGTGAACAGGTGATTCAAAGCATCGACGATAAAACCAACACATTTTATGTGGTTGATCCTGTTAATGGTAAACGTGCAAATATCGGTGTAGTAAGGATGGTAGGGAAGGCGCCATATGTACGTACTTATTCAGATGGTGACTGGAACAACAACTTGCTATCCCTTAACCAGTGCCCACTGAAATAA
- a CDS encoding helix-turn-helix domain-containing protein: MQQSTPLSPSEAFPSRLRTAREYRGLNQAELGKKTGMQPSAISHFETGTRKPSFDNLRILADSLDVTTDYLLGRVEEFKDLAGADRLHRHYESLDGSDRKMADDLIMMLAKRALEKDK; this comes from the coding sequence ATGCAGCAGTCAACCCCCCTATCTCCCTCCGAGGCATTCCCGAGTCGATTGCGTACCGCACGCGAGTATCGCGGTCTAAATCAAGCCGAACTCGGCAAAAAAACGGGTATGCAGCCTTCAGCAATTTCCCATTTTGAAACTGGCACTCGAAAACCATCCTTCGACAACCTTCGCATCCTTGCAGATAGCCTTGACGTTACCACTGACTACCTTTTAGGTCGCGTTGAGGAGTTCAAAGACCTTGCTGGTGCTGATCGTCTGCACCGTCACTATGAGTCACTTGATGGCTCCGACAGAAAAATGGCTGACGACCTGATCATGATGCTGGCCAAACGCGCACTGGAAAAAGATAAGTAA
- a CDS encoding ImmA/IrrE family metallo-endopeptidase, with protein sequence MSKNDPYASASMAAEQIIKGMGVVSLPIDPKAIARDRGIEVIAKPMESAGVSGMLVRLGNDFAIAYATHLQNEGFENFSVGHELGHYFLPGHMDAVIRGDSGSHQSRAGFSSGNKYEAEADRFAASFLMPRHLFYPAIQKAGTGLLAIENLAELCKTSLHATGIRYTQCTREPVALIISQGSTIDHCFMSSALKNVEGIDWLKKRAGIPRNTATFSFNQVPENVLHAERIEATSNLQDWFGGRRSIEISEDVVGLGRYGKTLTVLYDINVPEPEDEEEEESLIESWTPHFKK encoded by the coding sequence ATGTCCAAGAACGACCCCTACGCCTCAGCTTCGATGGCGGCTGAACAAATCATCAAAGGGATGGGGGTCGTAAGTTTGCCCATCGACCCCAAAGCAATTGCTCGCGACCGAGGCATCGAGGTCATAGCAAAGCCAATGGAAAGTGCAGGAGTCTCAGGAATGTTGGTGCGCCTTGGTAACGACTTCGCCATTGCTTACGCTACCCATCTTCAAAACGAAGGTTTTGAAAACTTCAGTGTGGGACATGAGCTGGGGCATTATTTCCTTCCAGGCCACATGGATGCTGTCATAAGGGGTGATAGCGGCTCGCACCAATCGCGAGCCGGATTTTCATCTGGAAACAAGTATGAAGCGGAAGCAGACCGTTTTGCCGCAAGCTTTCTGATGCCCAGACATTTGTTTTATCCAGCCATTCAAAAAGCCGGTACTGGACTTTTGGCAATCGAGAACCTCGCTGAGCTTTGCAAGACGTCGCTGCATGCTACTGGCATACGGTACACCCAATGCACCCGCGAACCAGTTGCACTCATCATCAGTCAGGGCAGTACCATCGACCACTGCTTCATGTCATCGGCACTTAAGAATGTTGAAGGAATAGATTGGCTAAAGAAGCGGGCAGGAATCCCACGTAACACAGCTACTTTCTCCTTCAACCAAGTGCCAGAAAACGTTTTGCACGCTGAACGAATCGAGGCAACGTCCAACCTTCAGGACTGGTTTGGCGGACGAAGAAGCATTGAGATCAGCGAAGATGTAGTTGGACTTGGCCGCTACGGCAAAACACTAACCGTGCTTTATGACATCAACGTCCCTGAGCCAGAGGACGAAGAAGAAGAGGAGTCTCTAATTGAGTCGTGGACACCACACTTCAAGAAATAG
- a CDS encoding GNAT family N-acetyltransferase, producing MQTRLVGYEDLTPTQCQQLEQLEVTQEQTQFSGDIYTALNTLLVNPNPNVRGFVLLADEKPVGFFLLKRGDCLPHWAEEDLAATLHALQIDRREQGKGLGKACLQALPAALKLKWPDITQLMLSVDADNSAAIGLYTGQGWIDTGEAYRGRIGFERRLVLTL from the coding sequence ATGCAGACTCGATTGGTCGGCTACGAAGATCTCACTCCCACCCAGTGCCAGCAACTGGAACAGCTGGAGGTCACGCAGGAACAGACGCAGTTCTCCGGCGACATTTACACCGCACTCAATACCCTGCTGGTTAACCCCAATCCGAATGTGCGTGGCTTTGTGCTTCTGGCGGACGAGAAGCCGGTCGGCTTTTTCCTGCTCAAGCGTGGCGACTGTCTGCCGCATTGGGCTGAGGAAGACCTGGCTGCGACGCTGCATGCGCTGCAGATCGATCGTCGTGAACAGGGCAAGGGGCTTGGCAAGGCGTGCCTGCAAGCGCTGCCTGCCGCACTGAAACTGAAATGGCCGGACATCACGCAGTTGATGCTGTCGGTGGACGCGGACAACAGCGCTGCCATCGGGCTGTATACAGGTCAGGGCTGGATAGACACCGGTGAGGCCTATCGCGGGCGGATCGGCTTTGAGCGAAGGCTGGTGCTGACGCTCTGA